Proteins encoded in a region of the Streptomyces sp. NBC_01298 genome:
- a CDS encoding geranyl diphosphate 2-C-methyltransferase, whose translation MTSIDLTTTSNGTAPAPVVIPGPATPYQGDIARYWNNEARPVNLRLGDVDGLYHHHYGIGDVDHAALGDADDGAYEKKLVAELHRLESAQAELLLDHLGPIGREDTLVDAGCGRGGSMVMAHQRFGAKVEGVTLSAKQADFANQRARELGIEDHVRARVCNMLGTPFETGQAAGSWNNESSMYVDLDDLFAEHSRVLKVGGRYVTITGCWNPRYGQPSKWVSQINAHFECNIHSRREYLRSMADNRLVPQAVIDLTPATLPYWELRATSSLVTGIEEAFIESYKDGSFQYLLIAADRV comes from the coding sequence GTGACCAGCATCGACCTGACCACCACCTCCAACGGCACCGCCCCGGCCCCCGTGGTCATTCCGGGTCCGGCGACCCCCTACCAGGGGGACATCGCCCGCTACTGGAACAACGAGGCCAGGCCCGTGAACCTGCGCCTCGGCGACGTGGACGGCCTGTACCACCACCACTACGGCATCGGCGACGTGGACCACGCCGCCCTCGGTGACGCCGACGACGGCGCGTACGAGAAGAAGCTGGTCGCCGAGCTCCACCGGCTGGAGTCGGCGCAAGCCGAACTCCTCCTGGACCACCTGGGTCCCATCGGCCGCGAGGACACGCTCGTGGACGCCGGCTGCGGCCGCGGCGGCTCGATGGTGATGGCCCACCAGCGCTTCGGAGCCAAGGTCGAGGGCGTCACCCTCTCCGCGAAGCAGGCGGACTTCGCCAACCAGCGCGCCCGTGAACTCGGCATCGAGGACCACGTGCGGGCCCGTGTCTGCAACATGCTCGGCACGCCCTTCGAGACCGGGCAGGCCGCGGGGTCCTGGAACAACGAGTCGAGCATGTACGTCGACCTGGACGACCTCTTCGCCGAGCACTCCCGCGTCCTGAAGGTCGGCGGCCGGTACGTGACCATCACCGGCTGCTGGAACCCGCGGTACGGCCAGCCCTCGAAGTGGGTCTCCCAGATCAACGCCCACTTCGAGTGCAACATCCACTCCCGCCGGGAGTACCTGCGCTCCATGGCGGACAACCGCCTCGTGCCGCAGGCGGTCATCGACCTGACTCCGGCGACCCTGCCCTACTGGGAGCTGCGGGCCACGTCCTCGCTGGTCACCGGCATCGAGGAGGCGTTCATCGAGTCCTACAAGGACGGCTCCTTCCAGTACCTCCTGATCGCGGCCGACCGCGTCTGA